In a genomic window of Streptomyces katrae:
- a CDS encoding nucleotidyltransferase domain-containing protein, producing the protein MTAPDWLPAPLSEVVELFSPLATEWWVAGGHAIELAVGRPLRPHADIDVLVLREHQHAVQRALSGWEWWVADPPGTLRPWQPGEYLPLGVHDVWCRPGPDQPWRIQVMLDESHEDLWVSRRSLLVHRPIAELGAVSADGIPYLAPEVQLFYKAKEPRPKDEQDFAAALPLLGPAQRNWLAKAIRDAYGPPPWSPYDGGPEFVVHGPAHPWNVRLTGN; encoded by the coding sequence ATGACTGCCCCCGACTGGCTCCCGGCCCCGCTCTCCGAGGTCGTCGAGCTGTTTTCCCCGCTGGCCACTGAGTGGTGGGTCGCCGGAGGCCATGCCATCGAGCTCGCGGTCGGTCGTCCCCTCCGCCCCCACGCCGACATCGACGTCCTCGTCCTGCGTGAACACCAGCACGCCGTACAACGGGCCCTGTCCGGCTGGGAGTGGTGGGTAGCCGACCCGCCGGGCACCCTGCGGCCCTGGCAGCCGGGGGAGTACCTGCCGCTGGGCGTGCACGACGTGTGGTGTCGTCCCGGTCCCGACCAGCCCTGGCGCATCCAGGTCATGCTGGACGAGTCCCACGAGGACCTGTGGGTCTCCCGCCGCAGCCTGCTCGTGCACCGTCCCATCGCCGAGCTGGGTGCCGTATCTGCCGACGGCATCCCCTACCTCGCCCCGGAGGTCCAGCTGTTCTACAAGGCCAAGGAACCACGCCCGAAGGACGAGCAGGACTTCGCCGCGGCACTCCCCCTGCTGGGGCCGGCGCAGCGCAACTGGCTCGCCAAGGCCATCCGTGATGCGTACGGTCCGCCGCCCTGGAGTCCGTACGACGGCGGCCCCGAGTTCGTGGTCCACGGCCCCGCCCACCCCTGGAACGTGAGGCTGACCGGGAATTGA
- the cynS gene encoding cyanase, protein MIQAQFTQTARESLAAKAVEAKTARNLSWKQIAEASGLSVAFTTAAVLGQHPLPEDSAKAVAELLGLDTDAALLLQTIPVRGSMPNRIPTDPTMYRFYEMLQVYGTTLKALVHEEFGDGIISAINFRLDVKKVADPEGGERAVITLDGKYLPTKPF, encoded by the coding sequence ATGATTCAGGCACAGTTCACGCAGACCGCCCGCGAGTCCCTGGCCGCCAAGGCCGTCGAGGCCAAGACCGCCAGGAATCTGTCCTGGAAGCAGATCGCCGAGGCCTCGGGCCTGTCGGTGGCCTTCACCACCGCCGCCGTCCTCGGCCAGCACCCGCTGCCGGAGGACTCCGCGAAGGCGGTGGCCGAACTGCTGGGCCTGGACACGGACGCGGCGCTGCTGCTGCAGACCATCCCGGTCCGCGGCTCGATGCCGAACCGGATCCCGACCGACCCGACCATGTACCGCTTCTACGAGATGCTCCAGGTCTACGGCACGACGCTGAAGGCCCTGGTCCACGAGGAGTTCGGCGACGGCATCATCTCCGCCATCAACTTCCGCCTCGACGTGAAGAAGGTCGCCGACCCCGAGGGCGGCGAGCGAGCCGTCATCACCCTCGACGGCAAATACCTCCCGACCAAGCCCTTCTGA
- a CDS encoding carbonic anhydrase translates to MTATVTVSAQDLTEGVARFQRDVFPAKAELFARLATHHGPHTLFISCSDARVVPELITGTEPGDLFVIRTAGNLVPAYAPGADGVAASIEYAVAVLGVKHIVVCGHSACGAMTALAQDHDLSGAPAVADWLRLAAASVARTATAGDVPALVRQNVLAQLANLATHPSVASALAKGGLALHGWVYDIPTGHIDDLTAIAPAA, encoded by the coding sequence GTGACCGCGACTGTGACCGTGAGCGCGCAGGACCTCACCGAGGGCGTGGCCCGTTTCCAGAGGGACGTCTTCCCGGCCAAGGCGGAGCTCTTCGCCCGTCTGGCCACGCACCACGGCCCGCACACGCTGTTCATCAGCTGCTCGGACGCCCGCGTCGTCCCCGAGCTGATCACCGGCACCGAGCCGGGCGACCTCTTCGTCATCCGCACCGCCGGCAACCTGGTCCCCGCCTACGCCCCCGGGGCCGACGGGGTCGCGGCGAGCATCGAGTACGCGGTCGCCGTCCTGGGCGTGAAGCACATCGTCGTCTGCGGCCACTCCGCGTGCGGCGCGATGACCGCCCTCGCCCAGGACCACGACCTCAGCGGCGCCCCGGCGGTCGCCGACTGGCTGAGGCTCGCCGCCGCCTCGGTGGCCCGTACCGCCACCGCCGGCGACGTACCGGCCCTGGTGCGGCAGAACGTCCTCGCCCAGCTGGCGAACCTCGCCACCCACCCCTCGGTCGCCAGTGCCCTGGCGAAGGGCGGCCTCGCCCTGCACGGCTGGGTCTACGACATCCCCACCGGCCACATCGACGACCTCACCGCCATCGCACCAGCGGCCTGA
- the cynR gene encoding transcriptional regulator CynR: MAALELRHLRYLLAVAEHGNFTRAAEELHISQPTLSQQVKQLERTVGTQLLDRTGRTVRLTDAGAVYADHARRALRDLAAAERAVHDVKDLSRGHLRLGATPTFTAYLIGPLTAELHRRHPGIGLTLREMPQDRIEAALLADGLDLGIAFAGPHLPSLTATALFTETLGLVTGGARGPVGPDPLPVRALEDEQLALLSGDFATRSHIDAYLARHRVRPRITVEANSVQALTEIVRRTALATVLPDAITDDHPHLTPVPLDPPLPTRTVTLLHREGAYQSAAARAFTDITRDLVRSRGYTPPLV; encoded by the coding sequence ATGGCTGCTCTCGAACTGCGTCACCTGCGCTATCTGCTCGCCGTGGCCGAACACGGCAACTTCACCCGCGCCGCCGAGGAGCTGCACATCTCGCAGCCCACGCTCTCCCAGCAGGTCAAGCAGCTGGAGCGGACCGTGGGCACGCAGTTGCTGGACCGCACCGGCCGCACGGTACGGCTCACCGACGCCGGCGCCGTCTACGCCGACCACGCGCGCCGCGCACTGCGTGACCTGGCCGCCGCCGAGCGCGCCGTCCACGACGTCAAGGACCTCTCCCGCGGCCACCTGCGCCTGGGCGCCACCCCCACCTTCACCGCCTACCTGATCGGCCCGCTCACCGCCGAGCTCCACCGCCGCCACCCCGGCATCGGCCTCACCCTGAGGGAGATGCCCCAGGACCGCATCGAGGCGGCCCTGCTCGCCGACGGCCTCGACCTCGGCATCGCCTTCGCCGGCCCCCACCTGCCCTCCCTCACCGCCACCGCCTTGTTCACGGAGACCCTCGGCCTCGTCACCGGCGGCGCGCGCGGCCCGGTGGGGCCCGATCCCCTACCGGTGCGGGCGCTCGAGGACGAACAACTCGCGCTGCTCAGCGGTGACTTCGCCACCCGCAGCCACATCGACGCCTACCTCGCCCGCCACCGGGTCCGGCCGCGCATCACGGTCGAGGCCAACTCCGTCCAGGCGCTCACCGAAATCGTCCGGCGCACGGCCCTCGCCACCGTCCTGCCCGACGCCATCACGGACGACCACCCCCACCTCACCCCCGTCCCCCTCGACCCGCCCCTGCCCACGCGCACCGTCACCCTCCTGCACCGCGAAGGCGCCTACCAGAGCGCCGCCGCCCGCGCCTTCACCGACATCACCCGCGACCTCGTCCGCTCCCGCGGCTACACGCCACCACTGGTCTGA
- a CDS encoding NAD(P)H-binding protein, with amino-acid sequence MARSALLAGATGLVGGQLLARLLRDPRYGRVTVLARRPLGLEHPRLDVRVVDFAGLGADDVPAGADVYGALGTTIRQAGSQEAFREVDQHHTVRVAALARDAGAERIAVVSSVGAGSGSRAFYLRVKGDMEADVTALGFRQTEFFRPSFILGRRPTHRRGEGLGSSAATVLAPLLAGPARAYRPVPAGRLAAAMIAALAEDRPGVRVRTYEDFVALAPEPAA; translated from the coding sequence GTGGCCCGCAGCGCGCTCCTGGCCGGAGCCACCGGACTGGTCGGCGGACAACTGCTGGCGCGACTGCTGCGCGACCCGCGCTACGGGCGCGTCACCGTGCTGGCCCGCCGGCCGCTGGGTCTCGAACACCCGCGGCTGGACGTCCGGGTGGTGGACTTCGCGGGGCTCGGGGCCGACGACGTGCCGGCCGGGGCCGACGTGTACGGGGCGCTGGGCACCACCATCCGGCAGGCCGGCTCGCAGGAGGCCTTCCGCGAGGTGGACCAGCACCACACGGTGCGGGTGGCCGCGCTGGCCCGGGACGCGGGCGCCGAGCGGATCGCCGTGGTCTCCTCGGTCGGTGCCGGTTCCGGCTCCCGGGCCTTCTACCTGCGGGTCAAGGGGGACATGGAGGCGGACGTGACGGCCCTGGGCTTCCGGCAGACCGAGTTCTTCCGGCCCTCCTTCATCCTCGGCCGCCGCCCCACGCACCGCCGCGGTGAGGGCCTCGGCAGCTCGGCGGCGACGGTGCTGGCCCCGCTGCTCGCCGGGCCCGCCCGCGCGTACCGGCCCGTGCCGGCCGGACGGCTGGCGGCGGCGATGATCGCCGCACTGGCCGAGGACCGGCCCGGGGTCAGGGTCCGCACCTACGAGGACTTCGTCGCCCTCGCCCCGGAGCCCGCCGCGTAG
- a CDS encoding SDR family NAD(P)-dependent oxidoreductase translates to MRAGGLVDLTGRSCLVTGAASGIGRATAALFSRLGARVTAADLDTAGLTALRRDCADRGDAHGVTVVTGDVSRPEDAERMTGAAVTAGGGLDVLVANAGILPLSGLLETSAEDWDRVMAVDGRGMFLSCKYAVARMAEQESGGSVVCVSSISGVAGQARQAAYGPAKFVASGLTKHLAVEWAGRGIRVNAVAPGTIRTERVRRLADEPGGPEYLDHVTALHPLGRLGEPEEVARAIAFLASDAASFITGAVLPVDGGYLAQ, encoded by the coding sequence GTGCGGGCTGGCGGACTGGTCGATCTGACCGGCAGGTCGTGCCTGGTGACGGGCGCGGCCAGTGGCATCGGGCGGGCCACCGCGGCCCTCTTCTCCCGGCTCGGCGCCCGGGTCACCGCCGCCGACCTGGACACGGCGGGACTGACCGCGCTGCGCCGCGACTGTGCCGACCGGGGTGACGCGCACGGGGTGACCGTGGTGACCGGGGACGTCTCCCGGCCGGAGGACGCCGAGCGGATGACGGGCGCGGCGGTGACGGCGGGGGGCGGGCTGGACGTGCTGGTCGCCAACGCGGGGATCCTGCCGCTGTCGGGCCTGCTGGAGACCAGCGCCGAGGACTGGGACCGGGTGATGGCCGTCGACGGCCGCGGGATGTTCCTCTCCTGCAAATACGCCGTCGCGCGGATGGCCGAGCAGGAGTCGGGCGGGTCCGTCGTGTGCGTCTCCTCGATCTCCGGAGTGGCCGGGCAGGCCCGCCAAGCCGCCTACGGGCCCGCCAAGTTCGTCGCCTCCGGGCTCACCAAGCACCTCGCGGTGGAGTGGGCCGGGCGCGGCATCCGGGTGAACGCGGTGGCCCCCGGCACCATTCGCACCGAACGCGTGCGGCGCCTCGCCGACGAGCCCGGGGGCCCGGAGTACCTCGACCACGTCACGGCGCTGCACCCGCTCGGCCGCCTCGGTGAGCCCGAGGAAGTGGCCCGCGCCATCGCCTTCCTCGCTTCCGACGCCGCCTCCTTCATCACCGGCGCGGTCCTCCCCGTCGACGGCGGTTACCTGGCCCAGTAG
- a CDS encoding DUF2568 domain-containing protein — protein sequence MLPTPLRAINEGLAFLLELAGLALLAWWGWSTGHNTLTRILQAVGVAFAAVAVVNTALAERDRRHRR from the coding sequence ATGCTCCCCACCCCGCTCCGCGCCATCAACGAAGGCCTGGCCTTCCTCCTGGAGCTGGCCGGGCTGGCACTGCTGGCCTGGTGGGGGTGGTCCACCGGCCACAACACGCTGACGCGGATCCTGCAGGCCGTGGGCGTCGCCTTCGCCGCGGTGGCCGTCGTCAACACCGCCCTCGCGGAACGGGACCGCCGGCACCGACGCTGA
- a CDS encoding dienelactone hydrolase family protein, with product MHFTSEQRLDDDVIEREFTLGEIPGILWTPASAPASTPTPLILLGHPPLGLRKMYPRMVGRARQAVADGFAAATIELPGSGERPRLDALEQARADLRRAVQAGEPVSEEIIDALVLPLVEQAVPEWQAALDALLAVPGIGGPVGYSGGVISIGIRLAVVEPRIKAAGLFAGSFVPRAMFEEARRVTIPLHVLLQWDDEGNDRQAALDLFDAFGSEEKSLYANMGGHTGVPQFAGDDAARFFHRHLK from the coding sequence ATGCACTTCACTTCCGAACAGCGCCTCGACGACGACGTCATCGAGCGCGAGTTCACCCTCGGCGAGATCCCCGGCATCCTCTGGACGCCCGCCTCCGCCCCCGCATCCACGCCGACGCCGCTGATCCTGCTCGGCCACCCCCCGCTCGGGCTGCGCAAGATGTACCCCCGGATGGTGGGCCGGGCCCGGCAGGCCGTGGCAGACGGCTTCGCCGCAGCCACCATAGAGCTCCCCGGAAGCGGCGAACGGCCCCGGTTGGACGCCCTCGAACAGGCCCGCGCCGACCTGCGCCGGGCCGTTCAGGCCGGCGAGCCGGTCAGCGAGGAGATCATCGACGCCCTCGTCCTCCCGCTCGTCGAACAAGCGGTCCCGGAGTGGCAGGCCGCCCTCGACGCCCTCCTGGCCGTGCCCGGGATCGGCGGCCCGGTCGGGTACTCGGGCGGAGTGATCTCCATCGGCATCCGCCTCGCGGTGGTCGAGCCGCGCATCAAGGCCGCCGGGCTCTTCGCCGGCAGTTTCGTGCCCCGCGCCATGTTCGAGGAGGCCCGCCGGGTCACCATTCCCCTGCACGTCCTGCTGCAGTGGGACGACGAGGGGAACGACCGGCAGGCGGCCCTGGACCTGTTCGACGCCTTCGGCTCCGAGGAGAAGTCCCTCTACGCCAACATGGGCGGGCACACCGGTGTGCCTCAGTTCGCGGGAGACGACGCGGCCCGGTTCTTCCACCGGCACCTGAAGTGA
- a CDS encoding DedA family protein — translation MDRIALTAGALYAIVLLRAGGTFAVGWLAGAGARRSRFAGRISSAKFQRAERAIHRWGAPVVAASFLTVGLQTAANFLAGSMRMPLPRYLPALFVGGAAWALIYATAGIGVLEVLGRLFAERTALGVSGVAVLLLAVCAAVVYRRRRASAPSSAGAVPEES, via the coding sequence GTGGATAGGATCGCGCTCACGGCCGGAGCCCTGTACGCCATCGTCCTGCTCCGCGCCGGAGGGACGTTCGCCGTCGGGTGGCTCGCCGGCGCCGGGGCCCGGCGCAGCAGGTTCGCCGGCCGGATCTCCTCGGCGAAGTTCCAGCGTGCCGAGCGGGCGATCCACCGCTGGGGCGCGCCCGTGGTGGCGGCCTCCTTCCTCACCGTCGGGCTCCAGACCGCCGCCAACTTCCTCGCGGGCAGCATGCGCATGCCGTTGCCGCGCTACCTCCCCGCCCTGTTCGTGGGCGGAGCGGCCTGGGCGCTGATCTACGCGACCGCGGGGATCGGCGTGCTCGAGGTGCTGGGCAGGCTCTTCGCCGAGCGGACGGCCCTCGGGGTGTCCGGCGTGGCGGTGCTCCTGCTCGCGGTGTGCGCGGCGGTGGTATATCGCAGGAGGAGGGCGTCGGCCCCGTCCTCCGCAGGAGCCGTGCCCGAGGAGTCCTGA
- a CDS encoding cytochrome P450 family protein yields the protein MQCVPAGPAGHPAYLVTGYAEAREALGDPRLSKDTGAFFAGKESRRRLHPAVARSMLATDPPGHTRLRKLVTGAFTTGAVRELRPFIARATDALLAQWPEGEPFDFVAGLAVPLPVSVICELLGVPRADRSAVQHWSAGLFAAGEPEAIDEASHALAGYMTDLIAARRLAPGSSLLDRLIAARDGQDRLSEEELVSLAVLLLVAGHETTTHALGNALLALLRHPAVLDRLREHPDEIPAALDELLRFDSPVSTATFRFTTQAVTLGGTEIPAGVPVLVALGAANRDPARFPGPDHLDPDRDAAAHLAFGHGIHRCVGAPLALAEAEIALRAVVTRFPGIRLAVPPDQLRWRSTRLVRGLASLPVLA from the coding sequence GTGCAGTGCGTCCCCGCCGGGCCCGCAGGACACCCCGCCTACCTGGTCACCGGCTACGCGGAGGCCCGCGAAGCCCTCGGCGACCCCCGTCTGTCCAAGGACACGGGCGCCTTCTTCGCGGGCAAGGAGTCACGCCGCCGCCTGCACCCGGCCGTGGCCCGCTCCATGCTGGCCACCGACCCGCCCGGGCACACCCGGCTGCGCAAGCTGGTCACCGGGGCCTTCACCACCGGGGCCGTCAGGGAGCTGCGCCCCTTCATCGCCCGGGCCACCGACGCACTGCTGGCGCAGTGGCCCGAAGGAGAACCGTTCGACTTCGTGGCCGGTCTGGCGGTGCCCCTGCCCGTCAGCGTGATCTGCGAGCTCCTCGGGGTACCGCGGGCCGACCGGTCCGCCGTCCAGCACTGGTCGGCAGGGCTGTTCGCGGCGGGGGAGCCCGAGGCCATCGACGAGGCCTCGCACGCACTGGCCGGCTATATGACCGACCTCATCGCCGCCAGGCGCCTGGCCCCCGGCAGCTCCCTGCTGGACCGGCTCATCGCGGCCCGGGACGGGCAGGACCGCCTGAGCGAGGAGGAACTGGTCTCCCTGGCCGTGCTCCTGCTCGTGGCCGGACACGAGACCACCACCCATGCCCTCGGCAACGCCCTGCTGGCACTGCTCCGGCACCCGGCCGTGCTGGACCGCCTCCGGGAGCATCCGGACGAGATCCCCGCCGCCCTGGACGAACTGCTCCGCTTCGACTCGCCGGTGAGCACCGCCACCTTCCGGTTCACCACGCAGGCCGTCACCCTCGGCGGTACCGAGATCCCGGCCGGTGTCCCGGTCCTGGTCGCGCTGGGGGCGGCCAACCGGGACCCGGCCCGGTTCCCGGGGCCCGACCACCTCGACCCGGACCGGGACGCGGCGGCCCATCTCGCGTTCGGCCACGGCATCCACCGCTGCGTCGGCGCCCCCTTGGCCCTGGCCGAGGCCGAGATCGCCCTGCGGGCGGTGGTCACCCGGTTCCCCGGCATCCGCCTCGCCGTACCGCCCGATCAGCTGCGGTGGCGGAGCACCCGTCTCGTCCGCGGCCTGGCCTCGCTCCCCGTCCTGGCGTAG
- a CDS encoding LysE family translocator — translation MTVSSALASFAVVAGMLTIMPGLDTALVLRSAITQGRRRAFATALGILCGVLVWGMAAAVGASAVLTASHLLYDALRVAGAVYLGWLGIGMLRRTLAERRRPASQATADAGGAATAEETWARSWARGLGTSLLNPKNGVFYMAMLPQFIPAGAPHLLMGVVLAALHDLEGLVWFSALIFGTQLVRRWLDRASVRRAIDAITGTVLVGFGIKLALADN, via the coding sequence ATGACCGTTTCCTCTGCTCTCGCCTCGTTCGCCGTGGTGGCGGGCATGCTGACCATCATGCCGGGACTGGACACCGCCCTGGTGCTGCGTTCCGCCATCACCCAGGGCCGGCGCCGGGCCTTCGCGACGGCCCTCGGGATCCTCTGCGGGGTGCTCGTCTGGGGCATGGCCGCGGCGGTCGGCGCCTCGGCCGTGCTCACGGCGTCCCACCTCCTCTACGACGCGCTCCGCGTGGCCGGCGCCGTATACCTGGGCTGGCTGGGCATCGGCATGCTCCGCCGCACCCTCGCGGAGCGCCGCCGGCCCGCGTCGCAGGCCACGGCGGACGCGGGAGGCGCGGCGACCGCGGAGGAGACCTGGGCCCGCTCCTGGGCACGCGGACTGGGCACCAGCCTGCTCAACCCGAAGAACGGCGTCTTCTACATGGCGATGCTGCCCCAGTTCATCCCCGCCGGGGCCCCGCACCTCCTGATGGGCGTCGTCCTGGCGGCCCTCCACGACCTGGAAGGCCTCGTCTGGTTCAGCGCGCTGATCTTCGGCACCCAACTCGTCCGCCGCTGGCTCGACCGGGCCTCGGTGCGACGGGCCATCGACGCGATCACCGGCACGGTACTCGTCGGCTTCGGCATCAAACTGGCCCTCGCCGACAACTGA
- a CDS encoding MFS transporter, with amino-acid sequence MTPTTDPIPFHRAQPGIAAVFALLGFQYATWASRLPALTARLDLSEARLGLLLMACGASAAASFPLVTALMARLGSRRLVLLSATVLALLLPVLALAPNYPAAVVVLCCDGVAVGCLNVAMNAQGAALEVTHGRTAMARLHAAFSGGGLGAALLASAVTALTPDLAAHFALACLLLLLSLAWARPRLLPDEAGRAGEKTGTSRAVVSAAALWMGAAMAFATVTEGAMNDWSALYLDTVAGASEQVAPLGIAVVSVTMVGARLFADGLRSRWGDGRVVRAGSALAGTGLALALPAGGIAATLTGFACVGLGAAAVTPCVYVAAARKGPNALALVAAMGTTGLLAGPALIGFIASAGNLVWGMAAVAASALLVTLCATRIAWQPPTPG; translated from the coding sequence ATGACACCCACCACTGACCCGATCCCCTTCCACCGCGCCCAGCCCGGCATCGCGGCGGTGTTCGCCCTCCTCGGATTCCAGTACGCCACCTGGGCGTCCAGGCTTCCGGCCCTCACCGCACGTCTGGACCTGTCCGAGGCACGCCTCGGCCTGCTGCTCATGGCCTGCGGGGCGAGCGCGGCCGCCTCCTTCCCGCTCGTGACCGCCCTGATGGCACGACTGGGCTCCCGCCGCCTCGTGCTGCTGTCGGCCACCGTCCTGGCGCTGCTCCTGCCCGTCCTGGCGCTGGCCCCGAACTACCCGGCCGCCGTGGTGGTCCTGTGCTGTGACGGAGTCGCGGTGGGCTGTCTGAACGTCGCCATGAACGCGCAGGGAGCCGCCCTGGAAGTGACCCACGGCCGCACGGCCATGGCACGGCTGCACGCCGCCTTCAGCGGCGGAGGCCTCGGCGCGGCGCTCCTCGCCTCCGCCGTCACCGCCCTCACCCCGGACCTGGCGGCCCACTTCGCACTGGCCTGCCTGCTCCTGCTGCTGTCACTGGCCTGGGCCCGGCCCCGGCTGCTGCCGGACGAGGCCGGCCGCGCCGGGGAGAAGACCGGCACGTCCCGGGCGGTGGTGTCGGCCGCCGCCCTGTGGATGGGGGCGGCGATGGCCTTCGCGACCGTGACCGAAGGAGCCATGAACGACTGGTCGGCGCTCTACCTGGACACGGTGGCCGGAGCCTCCGAGCAGGTCGCGCCACTGGGCATCGCCGTCGTCTCCGTGACCATGGTGGGCGCCCGCCTCTTCGCGGACGGCCTGCGCAGCCGCTGGGGCGACGGCCGCGTCGTGCGGGCCGGGAGCGCCCTCGCCGGCACCGGTCTGGCGCTCGCGCTGCCGGCGGGCGGAATCGCGGCGACCCTGACCGGCTTCGCCTGCGTCGGCCTCGGGGCGGCCGCCGTGACCCCGTGCGTCTACGTGGCCGCGGCACGCAAGGGCCCGAACGCCCTCGCCCTGGTCGCCGCCATGGGGACCACCGGCCTGCTGGCCGGCCCCGCCCTGATTGGCTTCATCGCGAGCGCCGGCAACCTCGTCTGGGGCATGGCAGCGGTCGCCGCCTCGGCCCTCCTGGTCACCCTGTGCGCCACCCGCATCGCCTGGCAGCCCCCCACCCCCGGCTGA
- a CDS encoding GNAT family N-acetyltransferase, whose protein sequence is MTAGTDTGTGSATRIRGISPADWDAVAALEAAVYGPRGLSEGRAALEARGEASPSTCFALHHELRLAGYLLAFPYPPGRCPDLLRPERTAHRSDNLHLHDIAVAEDLRGKGYGRTLLHHLSDAARAAGYRRISLVAVSGMDTFWAALGYRPQPGVTPPPHYGGDAVYMSKTIREGRPHGAQNPRAPHDTHH, encoded by the coding sequence ATGACCGCCGGCACGGACACCGGGACCGGATCCGCCACCCGGATACGAGGCATCTCGCCCGCCGACTGGGACGCCGTCGCGGCACTGGAGGCCGCCGTGTACGGCCCCCGGGGGCTCTCGGAGGGGAGGGCCGCCCTGGAAGCGAGGGGCGAGGCCTCGCCGTCCACCTGCTTCGCCCTCCACCACGAACTGCGCCTGGCCGGCTACCTCCTCGCCTTCCCCTACCCCCCGGGCCGCTGCCCGGACCTCCTGCGGCCCGAACGCACCGCCCACCGCTCGGACAACCTGCACCTGCACGACATCGCCGTCGCCGAGGACCTCCGCGGCAAGGGATACGGCCGGACCCTCCTGCACCACCTCTCGGACGCCGCGCGGGCAGCGGGATACCGGCGGATCTCCCTGGTCGCCGTCTCCGGCATGGACACCTTCTGGGCCGCACTCGGCTACCGCCCCCAGCCCGGGGTCACACCACCACCCCACTACGGCGGCGACGCCGTCTACATGTCCAAGACGATCCGGGAGGGCCGACCCCACGGTGCGCAGAATCCGAGAGCCCCGCATGACACCCACCACTGA
- a CDS encoding DUF6271 family protein: MDKICLTLPTNRACADTIEAVGREAAHAARRFGAEVHLLVLDSADRLSFARHARAVRAAGIAPGVVAHHLDEAGQRAFLRAVIDRAGLGAADRVLGLMLPSAVSYGACTNRAFLIAAALGCRSVHRRDSDSRYQELDGEPVFPITHELAFLGRKAADVTASVSEIREITKVTEGPQAVEHADRTVAMVGGSFVGVPSVDLTDLQLRAPDVHREVVGLWAPAAWSGQERDRLVDESFKGAGTEPFTHDHTVLGPVDPMRVDMCNIAFQHEVHERVPLPPATDTIGSDYFLFHLLYHAGLPGVLHNRHIVNFHTDERKTGPGFTAYQTRYAKFVLSMLHFRFLHARMAQLGDSLLDDRHRLRADVVSGLVRESTALDDTENVHRLDTLTRSYRTLGGAYAQTAERLRRQGPRLLAEARADMEDFAHLIDAWPALVQAARTTPLHGKAQP, translated from the coding sequence GTGGACAAGATCTGCCTGACCCTCCCCACGAACCGGGCCTGCGCCGACACCATCGAAGCCGTAGGCCGCGAGGCCGCCCACGCCGCACGCCGCTTCGGGGCCGAAGTCCACCTGCTGGTCCTCGACTCCGCCGACCGGCTTTCGTTCGCACGCCATGCCCGGGCCGTCCGCGCGGCCGGAATCGCACCGGGTGTCGTCGCCCACCACCTGGACGAAGCCGGGCAACGGGCCTTCCTGCGCGCGGTGATCGACCGGGCCGGTCTCGGCGCGGCCGACCGGGTGCTCGGCCTCATGCTGCCGTCCGCGGTCTCCTACGGTGCCTGCACCAACCGCGCCTTCCTCATCGCCGCGGCACTCGGCTGCCGTTCGGTGCACCGCCGGGACTCCGACAGCCGCTACCAGGAGCTGGACGGCGAGCCCGTCTTCCCCATCACTCACGAACTGGCCTTCCTGGGGCGGAAGGCGGCCGACGTGACCGCCTCCGTCTCCGAGATCAGAGAGATCACCAAGGTCACCGAGGGCCCGCAGGCCGTGGAGCACGCCGACAGGACGGTGGCCATGGTCGGGGGCTCCTTCGTGGGGGTGCCCTCCGTCGACCTCACCGACCTCCAGCTCCGTGCCCCCGACGTCCACCGCGAGGTCGTCGGCCTGTGGGCGCCCGCCGCCTGGTCCGGACAGGAACGGGACCGGCTGGTGGACGAGTCGTTCAAGGGAGCGGGCACCGAGCCGTTCACCCACGACCACACGGTCCTCGGTCCCGTCGACCCCATGCGGGTCGACATGTGCAACATCGCCTTCCAGCACGAGGTCCACGAACGCGTCCCGCTGCCCCCGGCCACCGACACCATCGGCAGCGACTACTTCCTCTTCCACCTGCTGTACCACGCCGGCCTGCCCGGCGTCCTGCACAACCGCCACATCGTCAACTTCCACACCGACGAACGCAAGACCGGCCCGGGCTTCACCGCCTACCAGACCCGCTACGCCAAGTTCGTGCTGTCCATGCTCCACTTCCGCTTCCTCCACGCACGCATGGCGCAGCTGGGCGACTCGCTCCTGGACGACCGCCACCGGCTCCGCGCGGACGTCGTGTCCGGACTCGTCCGGGAGAGCACCGCCCTGGACGACACGGAGAACGTCCACCGCCTGGACACCCTCACCCGCTCCTACCGCACCCTGGGCGGCGCCTACGCGCAGACGGCCGAACGCCTGCGCCGCCAGGGCCCGCGGCTCCTCGCCGAGGCGCGCGCGGACATGGAGGACTTCGCGCACCTCATCGACGCATGGCCGGCCCTGGTGCAGGCCGCGCGGACCACACCGCTCCACGGGAAGGCGCAGCCATGA